In Haliaeetus albicilla chromosome 3, bHalAlb1.1, whole genome shotgun sequence, the following are encoded in one genomic region:
- the TERF1 gene encoding telomeric repeat-binding factor 1 isoform X1, protein MAAVAGGSPVEAGGGGGGSSSSSAAAAAAAPPAEAEAVAADWMLEFACYCLCRHFGEGRAAPFRRWRAVAQALIDGFSKIPTHQKKMVYLCQLLIRIAEGKNLECHFENEERMSPLESALSFWTLLEREEIKLEKLHGDIRRLIQIQIVAVHMENGYFKEAAEVLERLFTDSESDKPLRVKLASIIKSKDPYVPLLQTFSYDLLTSKIKSYIEPFMKRTETNFLIQAATKHVESKGLGATALQNKTMNENDKRNLETNQRSMEEQQSITDQPPGGIKKPTVRPHPGRKPRVSSVLQSLNSLQNVEKHGDALACGRRRQVPCQPVAGKHTHFHQSCFQHQDLN, encoded by the exons ATGGCAGCAGTGGCCGGCGGCTCTCCGGTagaggcgggcggcggcggcggcggctcctcctcctcctccgccgccgccgccgccgccgccccgccggctgAGGCGGAAGCTGTGGCCGCGGACTGGATGCTGGAGTTCGCCTGCTACTGCCTGTGCCGGCACTTCGGGGAGGGGCGCGCGGCGCCGTTCCGGCGGTGGAGGGCCGTGGCGCAGG ctcttATTGATGGCTTCTCCAAAATACCtacacatcagaaaaaaatggtgtaTCTCTGTCAGCTTTTGATAAGaattgcagaaggaaaaaaccttg aatgccattttgaaaatgaagaaagaatgtCACCTTTGGAATCTGCTCTGTCTTTCTGGACTTTGcttgaaagggaagaaattaaaCTGGAAAAGCTTCATGGAGATATTCGCCGCTTGATTCAAATTCAG ATTGTAGCAGTCCATATGGAAAACGGATATTTCAAGGAGGCTGCTGAAGTTCTTGAAAGGCTATTTACAGACTCAGAATCAGATAAG CCTTTAAGGGTGAAGCTGGCAAGCATAATTAAAAGCAAGGATCCATATGTTCCCCTTCTCCAAACCTTCAGTTACGATCTTTTGACAAGTAAAATCAAGTCTTACATTGAACCTTTCAtgaaaagaactgaaactaACTTCTTAATACAG GCAGCCACAAAACACGTGGAGTCTAAAGGACTGGGAGCAACAgcattgcaaaacaaaactatgAATGAAAACGACAAAAGGAATTTGGAAACAAATCAAAG atcaatGGAAGAGCAACAGAGTATTACAGATCAGCCACCTGGAGGCATAAAGAAACCCACAGTaag GCCTCATCCAGGACGGAAACCCAGAGTGAGCAGTGTTCTTCAGA GTCTGAACAGCTtgcaaaatgtggaaaaacatGGAGATGCTTTGGCTTGTGGCCGAAGAAGACAG GTACCTTGTCAGCCAGTTGCTGGTAAGCATACACACTTCCACCAATCTTGTTTTCAACATCAAGACTTAAACTAA